One stretch of Streptomyces sp. R21 DNA includes these proteins:
- a CDS encoding ABC transporter permease has translation MSTATLTHSPAAVQHDGRIGLRGNLRHIGALVRRNLLWIRQDPESMFDAILMPIVFCLLFVFVFGGAIAGKGNQSDYVNYVVPGLMAMMGMNIAMGVGTGFNQDFQTGVMDRFRSLPIARSSVLIAKIVVEIGRMVVAVAVLLSVGFILGLSVSNVPGLFAAVGLAMVFGFGIMWIFLTMGVVMKNAQSIQAMGFLVLMPLQFGSSIFAPTNSMPGWLQAFTDYNPLSSLADAARGLMNGGQPIAHDVLVTLIWSVVLTAVMAPIAINKFRTKA, from the coding sequence ATGAGCACCGCAACCCTGACCCACTCCCCCGCCGCCGTACAGCACGACGGCCGGATCGGACTCCGCGGCAACCTGCGCCACATCGGCGCCCTGGTCCGCCGCAACCTGCTGTGGATCCGCCAGGACCCCGAGTCGATGTTCGACGCGATCCTGATGCCGATCGTCTTCTGCCTGCTCTTCGTGTTCGTGTTCGGCGGTGCGATCGCCGGCAAGGGCAACCAGAGCGACTACGTCAACTACGTGGTCCCCGGTCTGATGGCCATGATGGGCATGAACATCGCGATGGGTGTCGGCACCGGCTTCAACCAGGACTTCCAGACGGGTGTGATGGACCGCTTCCGGTCCCTGCCGATCGCCCGCTCCTCGGTCCTGATCGCCAAGATCGTGGTGGAGATCGGCCGGATGGTGGTCGCCGTCGCGGTCCTGCTCTCCGTCGGCTTCATCCTCGGCCTGTCCGTGTCGAACGTGCCGGGTCTGTTCGCCGCCGTGGGCCTGGCCATGGTCTTCGGCTTCGGAATCATGTGGATCTTCCTGACCATGGGCGTGGTGATGAAGAACGCCCAGTCCATCCAGGCGATGGGATTCCTCGTGCTGATGCCTCTGCAGTTCGGATCGTCGATCTTCGCCCCCACCAACTCCATGCCCGGCTGGCTCCAGGCCTTCACGGACTACAACCCGCTGTCGTCGCTGGCGGACGCCGCCCGCGGCCTGATGAACGGCGGCCAGCCGATCGCCCACGACGTGCTGGTCACGCTGATCTGGTCGGTCGTGCTCACGGCGGTCATGGCGCCGATCGCGATCAACAAGTTCCGTACCAAGGCCTGA
- a CDS encoding ATP-binding cassette domain-containing protein, translated as MTRIDKNPSSGAKSAVTVRGLVKHYGETKALDGVDLDVHEGTVLGVLGPNGAGKTTLVRILSTLLTPTSGHATVAGYDVLKQPRQLRRVIGLTGQYASVDEKLPGWENLYLIGRLLDLPRKDARRRADELLERFSLTEAAKRPASTYSGGMRRRLDLAASMIGSPAVLFLDEPTTGLDPRTRNEVWQEVKRMVADGVTVLLTTQYMEEAEQLASELTVIDRGKVIANGRIDELKARVGGRTLRIRPADPLELRPTAAALDDFGLTGPGNAIVETETGSVVVPILSDEQLTAVVGALTSRGITLADISTELPSLDEVFLSLTGHKASAPQDASPELAEVAV; from the coding sequence ATGACGCGAATCGACAAGAACCCCAGCAGCGGCGCGAAGAGCGCCGTCACCGTTCGGGGGCTGGTCAAGCACTACGGCGAGACCAAGGCGCTGGACGGCGTGGACCTGGACGTCCACGAGGGCACCGTCCTCGGCGTGCTCGGTCCCAACGGCGCCGGCAAGACCACCCTCGTCCGCATCCTGTCCACCCTGCTCACCCCCACCTCCGGCCACGCGACGGTCGCGGGCTACGACGTGCTGAAGCAGCCCCGCCAGCTGCGCCGCGTCATAGGCCTCACCGGCCAGTACGCCTCGGTCGACGAGAAGCTCCCCGGCTGGGAGAACCTCTACCTGATCGGGCGGCTGCTCGACCTGCCGCGCAAGGACGCCCGGCGCCGCGCCGACGAGCTGCTGGAGCGCTTCTCGCTCACCGAGGCGGCCAAGCGCCCGGCGTCGACGTACTCCGGCGGTATGCGCCGCCGGCTCGACCTCGCCGCGTCCATGATCGGCAGTCCGGCCGTCCTCTTCCTGGACGAGCCGACGACCGGCCTGGACCCGCGCACCCGCAACGAGGTGTGGCAGGAGGTCAAGCGCATGGTCGCGGACGGTGTGACCGTCCTGCTCACCACCCAGTACATGGAGGAGGCCGAGCAGCTGGCCTCCGAGCTGACGGTCATCGACCGCGGCAAGGTCATCGCCAACGGCCGTATCGACGAGCTGAAGGCCCGGGTCGGCGGCCGCACCCTGCGCATCCGCCCGGCGGACCCGCTGGAGCTGCGCCCGACGGCGGCGGCGCTCGACGACTTCGGCCTCACCGGTCCCGGCAACGCGATCGTGGAGACCGAGACCGGCTCCGTCGTCGTCCCGATCCTCAGCGACGAGCAGCTGACCGCGGTGGTCGGCGCACTCACCTCGCGCGGCATCACGCTCGCCGACATCAGCACCGAACTGCCCAGCCTGGACGAGGTGTTCCTGTCCCTCACCGGCCACAAGGCCAGTGCCCCGCAGGACGCGTCCCCCGAACTCGCGGAGGTCGCCGTATGA
- the panB gene encoding 3-methyl-2-oxobutanoate hydroxymethyltransferase, producing MTQLSAAQKQSAEGVQKTTDSSKALYGGKSTRRITVRDITAAKERGEKWPMLTAYDAMTASVFDEAGIPVMLVGDSAGNCHLGYETTVPVTMDEMTMLSAAVVRGTSRALIVGDLPFGSYQEGPVQALRSATRLVKEAGVGAVKLEGGERSHRQIELLVESGIPVMAHIGLTPQSVNSMGYRVQGRGEEAAHQLLRDAKAVQDAGAFAVVLELVPAELAAEVTRTLHIPTVGIGAGPETDAQVLVWTDMLGLTGGKVPKFVKKYADLRSVMGDAARAFADDVVGGTFPLEENSVH from the coding sequence ATGACGCAGCTTTCGGCTGCCCAGAAGCAGTCTGCGGAGGGTGTGCAGAAGACCACCGACAGCAGCAAAGCGCTGTACGGAGGCAAGAGCACCCGCCGTATCACGGTCCGCGACATCACCGCCGCCAAGGAGCGCGGCGAGAAGTGGCCCATGCTCACCGCGTACGACGCGATGACCGCGTCCGTCTTCGACGAGGCCGGCATCCCGGTCATGCTCGTCGGCGACTCGGCGGGCAACTGCCACCTGGGCTACGAGACGACCGTCCCCGTCACGATGGACGAGATGACCATGCTCTCGGCCGCGGTCGTCCGGGGCACCTCGCGCGCCCTGATCGTGGGCGACCTGCCCTTCGGCTCCTACCAGGAAGGCCCGGTGCAGGCGCTGCGCTCGGCCACCCGCCTGGTCAAGGAGGCCGGGGTCGGCGCGGTGAAGCTGGAGGGCGGCGAGCGTTCGCACCGCCAGATCGAGCTGCTGGTCGAGTCCGGCATCCCCGTCATGGCGCACATCGGCCTGACCCCGCAGTCCGTGAACTCCATGGGCTACCGCGTGCAGGGCCGCGGCGAGGAGGCGGCCCACCAGCTGCTGCGCGACGCCAAGGCCGTCCAGGACGCGGGCGCGTTCGCCGTGGTCCTGGAGCTGGTCCCGGCGGAGCTGGCCGCCGAGGTCACCCGCACGCTGCACATCCCGACGGTCGGCATCGGCGCGGGCCCGGAGACGGACGCGCAGGTGCTCGTCTGGACCGACATGCTCGGGCTGACCGGCGGCAAGGTGCCGAAGTTCGTGAAGAAGTACGCCGACCTGCGGTCGGTCATGGGCGACGCGGCGCGCGCCTTCGCCGACGACGTCGTCGGCGGAACGTTCCCGCTGGAGGAGAACTCCGTCCACTGA